One Nicotiana tomentosiformis chromosome 4, ASM39032v3, whole genome shotgun sequence genomic window carries:
- the LOC104100882 gene encoding uncharacterized protein isoform X1, whose protein sequence is MNVLKPIIELSNFFRGICSTVMNICELEKLQDRVAITLCHLERIFPLYFFDIMEHLVIHLAEEAKIGGPPQYRSMWAFERSHPEGSIAEGYWIEECMTFCSRYLHDVETKLNRPLRNYGLYNEIPNQEGRQSTKIDGFMLDDITHAQAHRYVLFNSATITPYRDEHIKEIKKQNPRLSRHDVDRIHNENFHIWFRKYVEKIHMAGEQIPEEIQNLVIGPSKQAKRMSGYISNGVRYLTKSRDAKLKTQNSGVMVKAATQSYASARDRNPILAEVTFYGILTDIIELYYTANLKFILFRCEWVDNNNGLIVEDDYGFTLVNFSHLLYKRQHPSNEPFIFASQAQHVFYVHHPMAKEWQIIVEIKPRGFYNLGKNKPANEHMEEHMKLWPEQQLDDTIFKNEEDIEWVREGVLGIEIDPLTL, encoded by the exons ATGAATGTCCTTAAGCCAATTATCGAATTAAGTAACTTTTTTAGGGGCATTTGTTCAACAGTTATGAATATATGTGAATTAGAAAAGCTCCAAGATCGAGTTGCAATAACTCTTTGTCATCTGGAGAGAATATTTCCTCTATATTTTTTTGATATCATGGAACATCTAGTCATCCATTTAGCTGAAGAGGCAAAGATTGGTGGACCTCCACAATACCGTTCGATGTGGGCATTTGAAAG AAGCCATCCAGAAGGTTCAATTGCAGAGGGATATTGGATAGAAGAGTGCATGACATTCTGCTCAAGATATTTACATGATGTGGAGACAAAGTTAAATCGACCTTTAAGAAATTATGGTTTGTATAATGAGATTCCAAATCAAGAGGGTCGTCAGTCAACTAAAATTGACGGGTTTATGCTTGATGACATTACCCATGCCCAAGCACATAGATATGTTTTATTTAATTCTGCTACCATAACTCCATATCGCGA TGAGCATATAAAAGAAATCAAGAAGCAAAATCCTCGTCTATCGAGACATGATGTGGATCGGATTCACAATGAAAATTTTCACATATGGTTTAGAAAATAT GTTGAGAAGATACATATGGCAGGTGAGCAAATACCAGAAGAAATTCAAAATCTAGTTATTGGCCCATCAAAGCAAGCAAAAAGGATGAGCGGATACATAAGTAATGGAGTTAGATACCTAACAAAGTCTCGTGATGCAAAGCTAAAAACACAAAATAGTGGAGTTATGGTAAAGGCTGCCACTCAGAGCTATGCAAGCGCAAGAGACAGAAATCCCATATTAGCAGAAGTCACCTTTTATGGAATTCTCACGGACATAATTGAGTTGTATTATACCGCAAACCTCAAGTTTATTCTATTTAGATGTGAATGGGTGGACAATAACAATGGGCTTATTGTGGAAGATGATTATGGATTTACTCTTGTTAATTTTTCTCATCTACTCTACAAAAGGCAGCACCCATCAAATGAACCTTTCATCTTTGCTTCTCAAGCTCAACATGTGTTTTATGTCCATCATCCAATGGCAAAAGAATGGCAGATTATAGttgaaattaaaccaagaggtttTTATAATTTAGGTAAAAACAAACCAGCAAATGAGCATATGGAAGAGCACATGAAATTGTGGCCAGAACAACAGCTGGATGATACTATATTTAAAAATGAAGAGGATATTGAATGGGTTAGAGAAGGTGTGCTGGGAATAGAAATTGACCCACTTACTTTGTAA
- the LOC104100882 gene encoding uncharacterized protein isoform X2, giving the protein MKDKLSDLENTDATEDMRLMLMISVGSKWKEWKHEAKIIGYEPYNNDIERLAKRPDKVEEDQWRALVHYWSSNEAKEKSERNKESRRKLSMPHTSGRKSHSQIIDNMTKKNGVKPSRIEVFKETHTRKNKQPVNEIADETMKEMDELAKVYPELNVRGSAPNDVYAQVMGPGTHGNVRTLGKRAASSFVYGPAYKRSQAEQREFDRRVEIEVKKTTSAIRIEMEEKLS; this is encoded by the exons ATGAAGGACAAGCTATCTGATCTG GAAAATACTGATGCTACTGAGGATATGAGACTTATGTTGATGATATCGGTTGGATCTAAATGGAAAGAATGGAAGCATGAAGCAAAAATAATCGGTTATGAGCCATATAACAACGATATTGAACGCTTAGCTAAACGTCCAGATAAGGTAGAAGAAGACCAGTGGCGTGCATTAGTTCATTATTGGAGCTCTAATGAAGCAAAG GAAAAAAGTGAGAGGAACAAAGAAAGTCGAAGGAAGTTGAGTATGCCACACACATCAGGAAGAAAAAGTCATTCTCAAATTATAGATAAT ATGACAAAGAAGAATGGTGTAAAACCAAGTCGTATTGAGGTGTTCAAAGAAACACATACGAGAAAGAATAAACAACCAGTAAATGAGATAGCTGATGAAACTATG AAAGAAATGGATGAACTTGCTAAGGTGTATCCTGAGTTAAATGTCCGTGGAAGTGCTCCCAATGATGTGTATGCACAGGTTATGGGACCAGGCACTCATGGAAATGTTCGAACTCTAGGAAAAAGAGCAGCTTCAAGTTTTGTTTATGGCCCTGCATATAAACGATCCCAGGCTGAGCAAAGAGAATTTGATAGAAGGGTTGAGATAGAAGTTAAAAAAACTACCTCCGCCATAAGAATTGAGATGGAAGAAAAATTGTCTTAA
- the LOC104100882 gene encoding uncharacterized protein isoform X3: MENTDATEDMRLMLMISVGSKWKEWKHEAKIIGYEPYNNDIERLAKRPDKVEEDQWRALVHYWSSNEAKEKSERNKESRRKLSMPHTSGRKSHSQIIDNMTKKNGVKPSRIEVFKETHTRKNKQPVNEIADETMKEMDELAKVYPELNVRGSAPNDVYAQVMGPGTHGNVRTLGKRAASSFVYGPAYKRSQAEQREFDRRVEIEVKKTTSAIRIEMEEKLS; this comes from the exons ATG GAAAATACTGATGCTACTGAGGATATGAGACTTATGTTGATGATATCGGTTGGATCTAAATGGAAAGAATGGAAGCATGAAGCAAAAATAATCGGTTATGAGCCATATAACAACGATATTGAACGCTTAGCTAAACGTCCAGATAAGGTAGAAGAAGACCAGTGGCGTGCATTAGTTCATTATTGGAGCTCTAATGAAGCAAAG GAAAAAAGTGAGAGGAACAAAGAAAGTCGAAGGAAGTTGAGTATGCCACACACATCAGGAAGAAAAAGTCATTCTCAAATTATAGATAAT ATGACAAAGAAGAATGGTGTAAAACCAAGTCGTATTGAGGTGTTCAAAGAAACACATACGAGAAAGAATAAACAACCAGTAAATGAGATAGCTGATGAAACTATG AAAGAAATGGATGAACTTGCTAAGGTGTATCCTGAGTTAAATGTCCGTGGAAGTGCTCCCAATGATGTGTATGCACAGGTTATGGGACCAGGCACTCATGGAAATGTTCGAACTCTAGGAAAAAGAGCAGCTTCAAGTTTTGTTTATGGCCCTGCATATAAACGATCCCAGGCTGAGCAAAGAGAATTTGATAGAAGGGTTGAGATAGAAGTTAAAAAAACTACCTCCGCCATAAGAATTGAGATGGAAGAAAAATTGTCTTAA
- the LOC104100882 gene encoding uncharacterized protein isoform X4 produces MRLMLMISVGSKWKEWKHEAKIIGYEPYNNDIERLAKRPDKVEEDQWRALVHYWSSNEAKEKSERNKESRRKLSMPHTSGRKSHSQIIDNMTKKNGVKPSRIEVFKETHTRKNKQPVNEIADETMKEMDELAKVYPELNVRGSAPNDVYAQVMGPGTHGNVRTLGKRAASSFVYGPAYKRSQAEQREFDRRVEIEVKKTTSAIRIEMEEKLS; encoded by the exons ATGAGACTTATGTTGATGATATCGGTTGGATCTAAATGGAAAGAATGGAAGCATGAAGCAAAAATAATCGGTTATGAGCCATATAACAACGATATTGAACGCTTAGCTAAACGTCCAGATAAGGTAGAAGAAGACCAGTGGCGTGCATTAGTTCATTATTGGAGCTCTAATGAAGCAAAG GAAAAAAGTGAGAGGAACAAAGAAAGTCGAAGGAAGTTGAGTATGCCACACACATCAGGAAGAAAAAGTCATTCTCAAATTATAGATAAT ATGACAAAGAAGAATGGTGTAAAACCAAGTCGTATTGAGGTGTTCAAAGAAACACATACGAGAAAGAATAAACAACCAGTAAATGAGATAGCTGATGAAACTATG AAAGAAATGGATGAACTTGCTAAGGTGTATCCTGAGTTAAATGTCCGTGGAAGTGCTCCCAATGATGTGTATGCACAGGTTATGGGACCAGGCACTCATGGAAATGTTCGAACTCTAGGAAAAAGAGCAGCTTCAAGTTTTGTTTATGGCCCTGCATATAAACGATCCCAGGCTGAGCAAAGAGAATTTGATAGAAGGGTTGAGATAGAAGTTAAAAAAACTACCTCCGCCATAAGAATTGAGATGGAAGAAAAATTGTCTTAA